DNA sequence from the Pichia kudriavzevii chromosome 4, complete sequence genome:
caaattcattgaattcatGGATCCGGTTGAAAGGAATGAATTACATTTGAtggaaaagattgaaaatgccGAAGTTCGTCTTAATGTCAGCTTTATGAGCATCGAGGAACCGTCGTTGTGGTTCTATGgagtttttgttttatttatatcCATTGGCTTGAACTTTCTCTTGTACAACTTGATCTTATTAGTAATCAAATGTCTCATTTATCTATCAGAGCTTGGGTTGCTTCAGGGAATAACTTCAAATATCCATTCATTTCCTAACCAAAGGAAGACAATAGGTATAATTACATTGCTATTTCTCGTGTTGCTCTATCTACCTTACCAATTTGCATTTGTGGTATGTGTTTTAACTCAACTGTTCTCAACTTTAAAATTATTCTTGAGCAATACCAAATTGAACTCTTACCATACTTCATataaaaattttgatgattataaaggaaaaaaggaCAGTGTACCAGATAATGAGTCAAATGAAAAGGCTGTCGTTTCTAATAAGGCACTATACTTTGTCGATAACTTTAAGAATTTCAACTTGTCCTTATTAATATTGATGCTTTGGTTAGTTCCAATCAATGTTCCAGTATTGGTTGTTTGGCTGCATGATATTTCACTTAAATGGAGAACACCTTTTTCTTCGCACCACAATATACTAGCAATTCTCCCTATTATTTATTTAGTTCAGGCTTTAAACCAAGGCTTTATGGTACCACGACCAACGAAAAGGTTCAATGTCTTTTTCACTAAAGTGATTTTGTTCTATTTTGCATTCTACtgccttttttttggaactaGACATCTTTATTTATTGCATAGTTTATTTGATGCAATATGCACGTGGTTTTTAATCTTGTACATTCAAGGCTGGGGAAATGGATCGCTGGAAAATATAAGGACCATAaccatcatcaaaaatgaaacaaaaattcaCTGATTGTGTCTTTAAAATCTAATGAAAATTGTATAATATATCTGTAACTTATTTAATCAATAACCGGCGATATAGCCTTCGATATTTAAATATCGCAATTTAACCTCTTTAAaagatttgattttgacgTCTTTGAATGCCAGAGAATTTTCCCTGTTATCTTCGTCGTATGTTCTTTCTAGAATCCATTTATCATCTTTACTCATCTCAACATCGTCGGTTGTAGAAACTAAAATCTTGAAGTTGCCAGCTTCTTTTAATGGTTGTTTCTCTATTAAATTAAGCTCCTGAATAACCGAAAATAGAAAGCTTTTCAAGTTATTTATTAACAGGAACGAATCGAATGAGAATTGTGACTCTCCGTACTCTAAGAACTGTGTatcattcttcaattgttcaaataGTAAAGAGTTTCTGAAACTAAATCCAACAGAGTATTTTTTGCTATCAGCTTCATAAACTTCAATGTACAGCTTCAAAAGTATTCCCTCATTGGCCATCTTTCTCAAGTTACTCATAAGTTCATCTGTGTATCCAATTACTGCTGGATGCCGAGATGAATATACCTGTAACTGATAAAACATGTattctgaaaatgattCATGAGGGTACACCTCTAAATGATACCATATTTGCTCTATAGTCACTCGAATAAACGATAGGAATGTATCTATTGCTTTAGTGGGGCTAATCTTATCAGCTGCCATGGTGTTTCCTGGATACTCGTGCACATTGAAGAAAGGGCTACATTTCATACGCAAATCAATGAGCCTC
Encoded proteins:
- a CDS encoding uncharacterized protein (PKUD0D06480; similar to Saccharomyces cerevisiae YIL139C (REV7); ancestral locus Anc_2.211), whose protein sequence is MKCSPFFNVHEYPGNTMAADKISPTKAIDTFLSFIRVTIEQIWYHLEVYPHESFSEYMFYQLQVYSSRHPAVIGYTDELMSNLRKMANEGILLKLYIEVYEADSKKYSVGFSFRNSLLFEQLKNDTQFLEYGESQFSFDSFLLINNLKSFLFSVIQELNLIEKQPLKEAGNFKILVSTTDDVEMSKDDKWILERTYDEDNRENSLAFKDVKIKSFKEVKLRYLNIEGYIAGY